Proteins from one Mesotoga infera genomic window:
- the rpsT gene encoding 30S ribosomal protein S20 — translation MPNNASAKKRVRQTAKKTMINKAVKTKFRNASKKLYKAIEQGEDVSSVATMLSEVYSTLDKAAKVGTIHKNTASRKKARLTATVKSYVQAKQ, via the coding sequence GTGCCTAACAATGCTTCAGCAAAGAAGAGAGTGAGACAGACTGCCAAGAAGACTATGATCAACAAGGCCGTCAAAACCAAGTTCAGAAACGCTTCAAAAAAGCTTTACAAAGCCATCGAGCAGGGCGAGGACGTTTCCTCGGTCGCTACGATGTTGAGTGAAGTATATTCCACCCTCGATAAGGCTGCAAAAGTGGGAACGATCCACAAAAATACAGCTTCACGAAAGAAGGCCAGACTTACCGCAACGGTTAAATCTTACGTGCAAGCCAAGCAGTAA
- a CDS encoding ABC transporter ATP-binding protein: protein MAEVILEKVGKTYPNGFKAVLDANLKVDDKEFVVLLGPSGCGKTTTLRMIAGLEEITEGTIKIGGKVVNDVEPKDRDIAMVFQNYALYPHMTVYENMAFGLKLRKTPKPEIEQRVKEAARILGIEQLLDRKPKQLSGGQRQRVAVGRAIVRNPKVFLFDEPLSNLDAKLRVQMRAELKRLHQNLQATIIYVTHDQVEAMTMADKIVIMKDGIIQQIGDPYSVYFEPKNKFVAGFIGTPAMNFISAKLVSEGGKTWVVKEDMKVLVPTDKAAKLKDLVGKDITFGIRPEDIYDKMYAVAPKDEFTVKGNVDVVEPLGSETLIHANIHGDDIVAKVDPKSRAAAGQMIDLVFDMTMLHVFDPETEENVLAGTHESAQPKV, encoded by the coding sequence ATGGCAGAAGTCATCCTTGAGAAAGTTGGAAAGACTTATCCGAACGGTTTCAAGGCCGTTCTCGATGCAAATCTGAAAGTTGACGACAAAGAATTCGTGGTTCTGCTCGGCCCTTCTGGGTGTGGAAAGACCACCACTCTAAGAATGATAGCCGGTCTGGAGGAGATCACGGAGGGAACAATCAAGATCGGTGGAAAAGTCGTAAACGACGTGGAACCAAAGGACAGAGACATAGCGATGGTCTTCCAGAACTACGCTCTATATCCCCACATGACGGTTTACGAGAACATGGCCTTCGGTTTGAAACTCAGAAAGACCCCAAAACCCGAGATCGAGCAGAGGGTGAAGGAAGCGGCCAGAATCCTTGGCATCGAGCAACTTCTTGACAGAAAGCCCAAGCAACTCTCAGGCGGTCAGAGACAAAGGGTTGCCGTCGGAAGAGCGATAGTCAGGAATCCGAAAGTCTTCCTCTTCGACGAACCGCTTTCCAACCTCGACGCCAAGTTGAGAGTCCAGATGAGAGCAGAGTTGAAGAGACTCCACCAGAACCTGCAGGCAACGATCATCTACGTTACCCACGATCAGGTAGAAGCCATGACGATGGCCGACAAGATCGTCATTATGAAGGATGGAATAATTCAGCAGATCGGTGATCCATATTCGGTTTACTTCGAGCCGAAAAACAAATTTGTCGCCGGCTTCATCGGTACCCCCGCCATGAACTTCATAAGCGCAAAGCTGGTCTCCGAAGGCGGAAAGACCTGGGTTGTAAAAGAGGATATGAAGGTACTCGTGCCAACCGACAAAGCGGCGAAATTGAAGGATCTGGTTGGTAAGGACATCACTTTCGGCATCAGACCCGAGGATATCTACGACAAGATGTACGCGGTGGCTCCGAAAGACGAGTTCACAGTTAAGGGGAATGTCGACGTTGTTGAGCCACTGGGAAGCGAAACGCTGATACACGCCAATATCCACGGGGACGACATCGTGGCCAAGGTCGATCCCAAAAGCAGGGCTGCGGCCGGACAAATGATCGATCTCGTGTTCGACATGACCATGCTCCATGTCTTCGATCCAGAAACCGAGGAGAATGTACTGGCCGGAACGCACGAAAGCGCACAACCGAAAGTTTGA
- a CDS encoding type II toxin-antitoxin system Phd/YefM family antitoxin translates to MSRLHELSFYSLAEAKAHFSRVVDDCEEADIIITKNGVPKAVLMDYGKYVLLNKFLERVYDLYLMDAGDEAMNVEIRDLIVEVDDE, encoded by the coding sequence TTGTCCAGATTGCATGAACTCTCTTTCTATTCACTGGCAGAAGCAAAAGCACATTTTTCCAGAGTCGTTGATGATTGCGAGGAAGCCGATATAATTATAACAAAAAATGGAGTCCCCAAGGCAGTTCTCATGGACTATGGAAAGTACGTGCTGCTGAACAAGTTTTTGGAAAGGGTCTACGACCTGTATCTTATGGATGCCGGCGATGAAGCAATGAACGTTGAGATAAGGGATTTAATTGTAGAAGTTGACGATGAATGA
- a CDS encoding RnfABCDGE type electron transport complex subunit D, which produces MQKKFFQKQPMMRKVIYSLIPILIFAIGNFGWIVLLKTFLSTFTAVFIEWLFERKKGKPVSEAVIVTGLLVGLILPPAVPFWIVIVSSSFGVVFAKMAFGGFAKNLYNPAMVGRAFVYVSFPAAVQQSWTPAVSTWGQGFGRWIASDVVTMATPLNVIRGGGDMSMWKMFFGNVSGASGETAKWLIIAAAVYLIITKTASWKIILSTIASAFVVSGLIFLFDPTRLNPLAWIFGGSILFGAVFMATDPISAPKRERSKWIYGGLIGTLSVVIGTFSLFGAGFMFALLIANTFASLIDYLDTPEKVNKS; this is translated from the coding sequence ATGCAAAAGAAGTTTTTCCAAAAGCAACCCATGATGCGAAAGGTTATTTATTCACTGATTCCCATACTGATCTTCGCAATAGGGAACTTTGGCTGGATTGTCCTCTTAAAAACCTTTCTCTCAACTTTCACGGCGGTATTTATCGAATGGCTTTTCGAAAGAAAGAAGGGAAAACCCGTCAGCGAAGCAGTCATTGTTACGGGTCTTCTGGTCGGGCTCATTCTTCCGCCAGCCGTTCCCTTCTGGATAGTCATCGTGTCAAGTTCCTTCGGTGTCGTCTTTGCAAAGATGGCTTTTGGGGGATTTGCAAAAAACCTGTACAACCCCGCAATGGTTGGAAGGGCTTTCGTTTATGTTAGTTTCCCCGCGGCCGTTCAGCAAAGCTGGACTCCGGCCGTCAGTACGTGGGGACAGGGCTTCGGTCGCTGGATCGCCTCGGACGTAGTCACTATGGCCACACCTCTCAACGTTATAAGGGGTGGGGGTGATATGTCTATGTGGAAGATGTTCTTCGGAAACGTGTCTGGAGCATCCGGCGAGACAGCCAAGTGGCTTATCATAGCGGCTGCGGTATATCTAATAATTACCAAGACTGCGTCCTGGAAGATAATACTCTCAACGATCGCTTCGGCCTTCGTTGTATCGGGATTAATCTTCCTCTTCGATCCGACCCGCCTCAATCCACTGGCGTGGATATTCGGAGGCAGTATCCTCTTCGGAGCGGTATTTATGGCCACCGATCCAATAAGCGCTCCCAAGAGGGAACGTTCGAAGTGGATCTATGGAGGATTGATAGGGACGCTATCGGTCGTTATAGGAACCTTTTCGCTATTTGGTGCCGGATTCATGTTCGCCCTGCTAATTGCCAATACCTTTGCCTCCCTTATCGACTATCTCGACACTCCGGAGAAGGTGAATAAATCATGA
- a CDS encoding FMN-binding protein, whose translation MKDKLYSVFFAFALTLVFTLILASINALATGTIEVNEKLDFQKSLLYVFGFVQKDDKLSSKEIQELYGEKIVELRGEVDVYRAQVEGETGYAFTVQSPGLWGTITGLIAINASGTRMLGIDFVEHSETPGLGGRIDEKAFQQQFRNEKISSGPSGRIAVVSGQDTSSSEDSKVDAITGATRTSEAIQKLIDKAMNEVFPKVLKVVN comes from the coding sequence ATGAAAGACAAGCTGTATTCGGTGTTTTTTGCCTTTGCTCTCACACTCGTCTTCACACTGATTCTGGCCAGTATAAACGCTCTGGCCACCGGTACGATCGAAGTCAACGAGAAACTGGACTTCCAGAAATCCCTCCTTTATGTCTTTGGATTTGTCCAGAAAGACGACAAGCTTTCAAGCAAAGAGATACAGGAGCTCTACGGAGAGAAGATCGTCGAGCTTCGTGGCGAGGTAGATGTTTACCGTGCGCAAGTCGAAGGAGAGACGGGTTATGCCTTCACCGTTCAGAGCCCCGGCCTGTGGGGGACGATCACCGGCCTGATAGCTATAAACGCCAGCGGGACGAGGATGCTGGGGATCGACTTTGTGGAACACTCTGAAACTCCCGGTCTAGGAGGCAGAATCGACGAAAAAGCTTTCCAGCAACAGTTCAGGAACGAAAAGATCTCTAGTGGTCCTTCGGGCAGAATCGCAGTGGTCTCGGGGCAGGACACATCCTCCAGTGAGGATTCGAAGGTAGATGCCATAACCGGTGCTACGAGGACTTCCGAAGCTATCCAGAAGCTGATTGACAAGGCGATGAACGAAGTCTTCCCGAAGGTTCTGAAGGTGGTGAACTGA